CTGCAGTTTTTGAAAATCCTCAGGGTGATCGCGCTAGCGATTGCCTGGTTCGGCGCAGATCTGCCCCCAAAGCCAGCGCCTCACCAACAATTTTGGTCCGATATATACCGAATTTGCGGAAAATGAATCCCTTCATTTTGTCTTAACACGTGAGGGTGATGATGGGCGGCATTGATGGAATACGATGCTGATTACACCCTGTGTGAATGCGACTTAGATGCGCTGAAAACTCAGGTGGAACACTTTGAGGCGCGCATGGCAGTCCGTGTGACTAAGGAGCCTGCTGTATGCCTTACGATGGTGCGGGCTGAGGACTCTCTCGAACACCAAGAATTCTACCTTGGTGAAGCGCTTACTACGGAGTGTGAGGTCGAGATCGATGGCGTTACCGGCTATGGCTTGTGCTTGGGAGAAGAGCCGGTGCGGGGGTACTGCATCGCTGTGTTTGATGCGTTGCTGCATGGGCAGGCTGAGGCCGATGCCGAGGCGGCGGCTTTCATCAGCGAACACGCCGAGAGGATTGCCACCAAAGAGCGTCAGGAATTCGCCCGGACTTTGTCCACGCGGGTGGATTTCAAGCTCATGGAAGAGGGCTGAAACACGAGCTGGAATTTATTGTCATGATCGCACGAGAAATAGTTTTTGACGAGGTATTCGATTCCCAGGTGCTCTTCCGTTCTATTTTTGACGGCATGTCGCGCCCAGGTAAGATAAACGACCTGAAACCAGTTGACATCTCGTCGCCAGAAGGCCTCACCCGGGCGGCAGCTCTGGTGGCGCTGGCTCTTCTGAATGACGACGTCTCGGTGGCACTCGCTGAGCCTTCGGAGGCGGTTGCAGATTATCTACTGGGGAATACTGGGGTGCGTCAGGCTTCGGCAGATGATGCCGACTTTATTATCGGCACGGCACAGGCGACCTTGGGACTGATCGAGCGATCGAAAGAGGGCGAGCCGCTTTACCCCGAGAAGTCTGCGACCTTTGTTCTGATGGTGGATGCGTTGTCTGATGAACCTGTCGATAAAGGCATCGCCTTGGCGCTCAGCGGTCCGGGTGTGGCGGGACGCAAACAAATCTTTGTGTCGGGTATCTCTGAGCATTGGTTGAGCGAGCTGGCGGAGAAGAACTGCGAGTTTCCTCTGGGGGTAGACGTCATCCTGACTGCGGAAAATGCGAGCGGGCTGGCCGTGGGTTGCCTGCCGCGAACGACCCAGGTTGACGTCGTTTTGTAACGCCAAAGCGAAAAGAGGATTATTTTATGGGATATGTAGCGATCAAAGGAGGGGAGCGAGCCATCCAAAACGCCGAGCGTCTGGTCGATTTTTATCGTCTCCGCAGTAAGACCACGCCCGTCGAGATCGAACAGATCCGGACTCAATTCCGGAAGGCTCTCGATAAAATAATGGGGGAGGGCTCGCTTTATGCGCCCGAGCATGCAGCTCTTTCGCTGAAGCAGACCGAGGGCGATCTCTTTGAGGGTGCATTCATGCTCCGTGCCTTCCGCGCCACGCTAAACCGCTCGTATTTTTCCGAGATCCTGGACACGGACTCCATGCAGGTGGAACGCCGCGTATCCTCGGCATTTCGCGATTTGCCAGGTGGACAGATTTTAGGGCCGACGCGCGATTACGTCTTTCGGCTCTTAAATACTGATTTGGTGGATGAGTCGCTGGGCTCGATCTCAGAATTTGTAAGTGAGCAGAATGCACGCAAATTTGTGGCCGACGCGGGATCAGATCCGACGCAATTTCCGCGAATCGTTCGGTTTCTCAAAGAATGCGGGCGCCTGCGATTTTCTCCGGAAAAGAAGGACTCCCGGGTCTTCGATGTCACCCGCGAAGCGGTCAAATATCCAGCCCCGCGCAGTGCCACGATGCAGATGCTGGCCCGCGGAGAGCAGGGGGGTATGACGTCCATGGCTTACAGCTCCATGCGCGGGTTTGGCGACGTCGAGCCGAGTGTTGGCGAGCTGCGGTTAGGCAAGTGTGCTGTGAGGGTACGCGATCGCCGTAATCGCTTGCGCACCATCGGTCGCATCCGAGTTGCCGAGACTGATTTGATTGCGAAGGTAAAAGAGGGCAATCGCGACAAAGTGCCCTACATGACTCACGGCTACGGCCTGTGCTTTGGTCAGAACGAGCTGAAGTCGTT
The genomic region above belongs to Opitutales bacterium and contains:
- the phnH gene encoding phosphonate C-P lyase system protein PhnH; amino-acid sequence: MIAREIVFDEVFDSQVLFRSIFDGMSRPGKINDLKPVDISSPEGLTRAAALVALALLNDDVSVALAEPSEAVADYLLGNTGVRQASADDADFIIGTAQATLGLIERSKEGEPLYPEKSATFVLMVDALSDEPVDKGIALALSGPGVAGRKQIFVSGISEHWLSELAEKNCEFPLGVDVILTAENASGLAVGCLPRTTQVDVVL
- the phnG gene encoding phosphonate C-P lyase system protein PhnG: MEYDADYTLCECDLDALKTQVEHFEARMAVRVTKEPAVCLTMVRAEDSLEHQEFYLGEALTTECEVEIDGVTGYGLCLGEEPVRGYCIAVFDALLHGQAEADAEAAAFISEHAERIATKERQEFARTLSTRVDFKLMEEG
- a CDS encoding carbon-phosphorus lyase complex subunit PhnI, with translation MGYVAIKGGERAIQNAERLVDFYRLRSKTTPVEIEQIRTQFRKALDKIMGEGSLYAPEHAALSLKQTEGDLFEGAFMLRAFRATLNRSYFSEILDTDSMQVERRVSSAFRDLPGGQILGPTRDYVFRLLNTDLVDESLGSISEFVSEQNARKFVADAGSDPTQFPRIVRFLKECGRLRFSPEKKDSRVFDVTREAVKYPAPRSATMQMLARGEQGGMTSMAYSSMRGFGDVEPSVGELRLGKCAVRVRDRRNRLRTIGRIRVAETDLIAKVKEGNRDKVPYMTHGYGLCFGQNELKSLSMAILDRAIRYGDEEQPACQQEFVLYHTEGVESYGFTNHLKLPHYVTFQSGLSNVRQAMKRRDAAQRKAAFGVTGSDASKVKDIPDPQSMYR